A window of Aliarcobacter trophiarum LMG 25534 contains these coding sequences:
- a CDS encoding flagellar hook-basal body complex protein has protein sequence MIGAIWNGVAGIWQQEKGINVESNNLSNSSTVGHKKDQISFSDVLYTQAGFGKGVQTHTISKTFTQGQIVGTGVGIDVAMEGKGFFIVKNRQDDSIYYTRAGNLVQAKDGFLVTQDDYKIQGLVPQSKLTTSTNPADMMFTDEYTKSMISSNINNSNGTIYNINAKTTDYIKSSKDDDFLRKGDGYKTSQSKINDIEALQNDYIEKLNKFLMDQNGANIPSVSQKSQIDFSSNLSSLQATDNILSITIDNKTYSVKFDVNSSINEEEMQKLYDSLDANGKAKYNLVDPNSIKSQADIDNMPINTPQEILDKAEAQALRDNQINNYINSNSMINAMKDLSDKISSKEGMSASVKDGTLVIDTLFAGSSFKLSDIKLNDTNFNSTNLQDAVKGSGLAMIDSARDALKNAVERADAKFLQITNVLEYGNLGVIGENDINVRLDALGISDKSTAEVSISNDGFVFVKSEGHSFLVGRLSTAGFRNEQGLEPMGGNLYQKSKYSGEPFNADTMNKIIGGSLERANVDYGTTLTQLMVYQKAFEASSKSITTSDEFLQTAIEMKR, from the coding sequence ATGATTGGAGCTATCTGGAATGGTGTTGCTGGAATTTGGCAACAAGAGAAAGGAATAAATGTTGAATCAAATAATTTATCAAACTCTAGTACTGTTGGACATAAAAAAGATCAGATAAGCTTTTCAGATGTTTTATATACTCAAGCTGGATTTGGAAAAGGTGTTCAAACTCACACCATATCAAAAACATTTACACAAGGACAAATTGTAGGAACGGGAGTTGGAATTGATGTTGCTATGGAAGGAAAAGGTTTTTTTATAGTAAAAAATAGGCAAGATGACTCTATATACTATACAAGAGCTGGAAATTTGGTTCAAGCAAAAGATGGCTTTTTAGTAACTCAAGATGATTATAAAATACAAGGTTTGGTTCCTCAAAGTAAACTTACAACTTCTACAAATCCAGCTGATATGATGTTTACAGATGAGTATACAAAGAGTATGATATCTAGTAATATAAATAATTCAAATGGTACAATTTATAATATAAATGCTAAAACTACAGATTACATTAAATCTTCAAAAGATGATGATTTTTTGCGAAAAGGCGATGGATATAAAACATCTCAAAGTAAGATAAATGATATAGAGGCATTGCAAAATGACTATATAGAGAAGTTAAATAAGTTTTTGATGGATCAAAATGGTGCAAATATACCGTCTGTTAGCCAAAAGTCACAAATAGATTTCTCTTCAAATTTATCTTCTCTTCAAGCAACGGATAATATTCTAAGTATAACAATAGATAATAAAACATATAGTGTAAAATTTGATGTAAATTCATCAATAAACGAAGAGGAAATGCAAAAGCTATATGATTCTTTAGATGCAAATGGAAAGGCAAAGTATAATTTAGTAGATCCTAATTCTATAAAAAGCCAAGCCGATATTGATAATATGCCTATAAATACTCCTCAAGAGATTTTAGATAAAGCTGAAGCTCAAGCTTTAAGAGATAATCAAATAAATAATTATATAAACTCAAATAGTATGATAAATGCTATGAAAGACTTATCTGATAAAATATCTTCAAAAGAGGGGATGAGTGCAAGTGTAAAAGATGGTACTCTTGTAATTGATACTTTATTTGCAGGAAGTAGCTTTAAATTAAGTGATATAAAATTAAATGATACGAATTTTAACTCTACAAATTTACAAGATGCAGTTAAAGGTTCTGGTCTTGCTATGATTGATAGTGCAAGAGATGCTTTAAAAAATGCAGTTGAAAGAGCAGATGCTAAATTTTTACAAATAACAAATGTTTTAGAGTATGGGAATTTAGGAGTGATTGGAGAAAATGATATAAATGTAAGACTTGATGCATTGGGAATTTCTGATAAAAGTACAGCTGAAGTTAGTATATCTAATGATGGTTTTGTATTTGTAAAAAGCGAAGGTCATAGTTTTTTGGTTGGAAGACTTAGTACTGCTGGATTTAGGAATGAGCAAGGTTTAGAGCCTATGGGTGGGAATTTATATCAAAAATCAAAATATAGTGGAGAGCCTTTTAATGCTGATACTATGAATAAAATTATAGGTGGCTCGCTAGAGCGTGCAAATGTAGATTATGGTACAACTTTAACTCAACTTATGGTTTATCAAAAAGCTTTTGAGGCTAGTTCAAAATCTATTACCACTTCAGATGAGTTTTTGCAAACAGCAATAGAGATGAAGAGATAA
- a CDS encoding flagellar hook assembly protein FlgD, producing MADVNSLNGITGTDGYGNKYTESITNDSLTTNDFLKLMIEELKLQDPTKPMDSAKMLSTQMQMSTLNANMEMIKALQNIQTAFSQNALSTATGVMGKNIENGSTNAEGALKAFTVESIEVIDGEVMVVAREWLYMHNGIAFKDGDDIKGANYDEAGNLYDENGEKTGQTIVLEGLGKPAIKDGKLIIKDADGNEVTDHKYVASGQNTVVVSDDTHTIPFSSITRIF from the coding sequence ATGGCAGATGTAAATAGTCTTAATGGTATAACAGGTACTGATGGTTATGGAAATAAATATACTGAAAGTATAACTAATGACTCTTTGACAACAAATGATTTTTTAAAGTTAATGATTGAAGAGTTAAAGCTTCAAGATCCAACAAAACCAATGGATTCAGCAAAAATGTTATCAACTCAAATGCAAATGAGTACATTAAATGCAAATATGGAGATGATTAAAGCTTTACAAAATATCCAAACAGCCTTTTCACAAAATGCATTATCTACTGCAACAGGAGTAATGGGTAAAAATATTGAAAATGGGAGTACAAATGCTGAAGGTGCATTAAAAGCATTTACTGTTGAGTCAATTGAAGTTATAGATGGTGAAGTTATGGTTGTTGCAAGAGAGTGGTTATATATGCATAATGGAATTGCATTTAAAGATGGCGATGATATAAAGGGTGCAAACTATGATGAAGCTGGGAATCTTTATGATGAAAATGGTGAAAAAACAGGACAAACTATAGTTTTAGAAGGTTTAGGAAAACCAGCTATTAAAGATGGAAAACTTATAATTAAAGATGCCGATGGAAATGAAGTAACAGATCATAAATATGTTGCAAGTGGACAAAATACAGTTGTTGTTTCTGATGATACACATACTATTCCATTTTCATCAATAACAAGAATCTTCTAA
- a CDS encoding FliM/FliN family flagellar motor switch protein: MEISERIYDLLVDTEIVVDVMLGSTNISIGEFLKLTEGDIISLHKPAGSGGEIYVNSRIIGTGDIIVMDEKLAVRVQDAMDSDNVVQYFFEEHMI; encoded by the coding sequence ATGGAAATAAGTGAAAGAATTTACGATTTATTAGTAGATACAGAGATTGTTGTTGATGTTATGCTTGGCAGTACAAATATATCTATTGGTGAGTTTCTAAAACTAACAGAAGGCGATATAATATCTTTACATAAACCAGCAGGAAGTGGTGGTGAGATATATGTAAACTCAAGAATAATTGGAACAGGTGATATAATTGTTATGGATGAAAAATTAGCAGTTAGAGTTCAAGATGCTATGGATTCAGATAATGTTGTTCAATATTTCTTTGAAGAGCATATGATTTAA
- a CDS encoding FliH/SctL family protein, which translates to MAENVYSSAKVIKDDKSVQKFELSSFGKSKKKELEPEHFTETKLLDEQKNGEDENKISQIVPIQNIVDNTTVLEKIEPIFSEFEKLTKKIEEVSLKVTSIEQDAITKGKDLDAQVVKAIKDLKQYATFFEQASFQLENKLLKTSIAIAQKIINIEVGENSSKIAKQTISQLLLKLKNASKVKIHLNPKDYYILKKELELEPFIDLYEDANVVVGGVVIASDLGNFDGSIEAKVSSMLESLDLVI; encoded by the coding sequence ATGGCTGAAAATGTTTACTCAAGTGCAAAAGTTATAAAAGATGATAAAAGTGTTCAAAAGTTTGAGTTGTCAAGCTTTGGAAAATCGAAAAAAAAAGAACTAGAGCCTGAACATTTTACTGAGACAAAACTTCTAGATGAACAAAAAAATGGAGAAGATGAAAATAAGATTTCACAAATAGTTCCTATACAAAATATAGTAGATAACACGACAGTTTTAGAGAAGATTGAGCCAATCTTTAGTGAATTTGAGAAATTAACAAAAAAAATTGAAGAGGTATCTTTAAAGGTTACATCTATTGAACAAGATGCTATTACAAAGGGAAAAGATTTAGATGCTCAAGTGGTAAAAGCTATAAAAGATTTAAAACAGTATGCAACATTTTTTGAACAAGCTTCTTTTCAACTTGAAAATAAACTATTAAAAACATCTATTGCAATAGCTCAAAAAATTATAAATATTGAAGTTGGAGAAAACTCTTCTAAAATAGCTAAACAGACGATAAGTCAGCTACTTTTAAAGTTAAAAAATGCTTCTAAAGTAAAAATTCATTTAAATCCAAAAGATTACTATATTTTAAAAAAAGAGTTGGAGCTAGAGCCATTTATAGATTTATATGAAGATGCAAATGTGGTAGTTGGTGGGGTTGTAATTGCTAGTGATTTGGGAAATTTTGATGGAAGTATTGAGGCAAAAGTGTCTTCAATGCTTGAATCTTTAGATTTAGTTATATGA
- the fliG gene encoding flagellar motor switch protein FliG, translating into MAVDVYSDIDILKGMSMIEKIARFFVLIGEDSTVKIFQFLDKQYVEQISTAITQIQSINKEVSLAILEEFHLYTRTKGFISSGGYDFAKEILYKSIGQEAADEVLEKLSRMKLANQAFSYLDGVNPKQLSDFIKDESPHTIAVILAHMDPSKSADVLMELDEEIRVKVSIQIATIKDVSPDVVRTISAVLERKLESLLSSIVDVGGVKVVADMLNKMGPKAVDILKNINGIDTSLATRIKDNMFVFEDLLNLDSEYIMKIIQGVESADVVVAMKNATEEQIEKVTGAMSQRVKDRFYEESEMLTKVKIKDIEAAQRRMLAIAQKMMDDGIIERENT; encoded by the coding sequence ATGGCAGTAGATGTTTACAGTGATATTGATATTTTAAAAGGAATGTCAATGATAGAAAAAATCGCAAGATTTTTTGTCCTAATAGGAGAAGATTCAACTGTTAAAATATTTCAATTCTTAGATAAACAATATGTTGAACAAATATCAACTGCTATTACTCAAATTCAATCTATAAACAAAGAGGTATCTTTGGCTATTTTAGAGGAGTTTCATCTATATACTAGAACTAAAGGGTTTATTAGTTCTGGTGGATATGACTTTGCAAAAGAGATTTTATATAAATCTATTGGTCAAGAAGCTGCTGATGAAGTTTTAGAAAAACTTTCAAGAATGAAATTAGCAAACCAAGCTTTCTCTTATCTTGATGGAGTTAATCCAAAACAGTTAAGTGATTTTATTAAAGATGAATCCCCACATACAATAGCAGTTATTTTGGCACATATGGATCCATCTAAATCAGCAGATGTATTAATGGAACTTGATGAAGAAATTCGTGTAAAAGTAAGTATTCAAATAGCAACCATAAAAGATGTTTCACCAGATGTTGTAAGAACTATTTCAGCTGTTTTAGAAAGAAAACTAGAGTCATTACTATCTTCTATTGTAGATGTTGGTGGAGTTAAAGTTGTTGCTGATATGTTAAATAAGATGGGACCAAAGGCTGTTGATATTCTAAAAAACATAAATGGTATTGATACTTCACTTGCAACAAGAATAAAAGATAATATGTTTGTATTTGAAGATTTACTTAACCTTGATAGTGAATATATTATGAAGATTATTCAAGGTGTAGAGTCTGCTGATGTTGTAGTTGCTATGAAAAATGCAACTGAAGAACAGATAGAGAAAGTAACAGGAGCAATGTCACAAAGAGTTAAAGATAGATTTTATGAAGAGAGTGAAATGCTTACAAAAGTTAAAATCAAAGATATTGAAGCTGCCCAAAGAAGAATGTTGGCAATTGCTCAAAAGATGATGGATGATGGTATTATTGAAAGAGAGAATACATAA
- the fliF gene encoding flagellar basal-body MS-ring/collar protein FliF, with protein MNQLLKFINNLNKAQRIAIVGGFAFLVLLLVGFLVYSNVKAEDKKLSYTIASNLTQADVMRASEELESAGITFIVTGTGNNLTLKTSKEFINIAKIKLVTSEASTNKHVGWEIFEKSSIGTTNFENKVKYLRALEGELSKSLESLSGVLKANVKIAIPKETIFTEKKSDTTASAVLTLKQGIFLTQKQLDGIKNFIASAVPDLKQSNIQLIDQDGNLLEVSAEDMNTQRSTVQTKFKDKIEEDYEQKIISLLEPVVGAGRVMAKVNVILDFTKKDIEEEIYSPEGSIRSQQVIENTANAQGLGNNTGGIAGVDNNIQPPQQLNDSSKLSSNSESSNTVTNYEISRKLISQKDSNFTNIRRITASVTFDSGVLKDHPDKAEFLASLESLSADAIGYDKGRGDTITVKDFKFVGVKSYNEKGELIDENGNVIGGSGYLSSMSVKGILDEYKDYIQYLIVGLLLFIFYRKFIASSDMVVLGDPKKKELGVDDEDLVKDMLAGLDDVLDQNTAHGRLKSKVKSQIINNIDGLDEESAAKYEVFIEELDREINNNPADIARMIELLLSEGNVNFK; from the coding sequence ATGAATCAACTATTAAAGTTTATAAATAACTTAAATAAAGCCCAAAGAATAGCGATTGTTGGTGGTTTTGCATTTCTAGTACTTCTGCTTGTTGGATTTTTAGTATATTCAAATGTAAAGGCTGAAGATAAAAAATTAAGCTATACAATAGCTTCAAATCTCACTCAAGCTGATGTTATGAGAGCTAGTGAAGAGCTTGAAAGTGCCGGTATTACATTTATTGTAACAGGAACTGGAAATAATCTCACTTTAAAAACTTCTAAAGAGTTTATAAATATTGCCAAAATAAAATTGGTAACAAGTGAAGCCTCAACAAATAAACATGTTGGTTGGGAAATTTTTGAAAAATCATCAATTGGTACAACAAATTTTGAAAATAAAGTAAAATATTTAAGAGCTTTAGAGGGAGAGCTTAGTAAAAGTTTAGAGTCTTTAAGCGGAGTTTTAAAGGCAAATGTAAAAATAGCAATTCCAAAAGAGACAATTTTTACAGAAAAAAAGAGTGATACGACTGCTTCTGCTGTTTTAACACTAAAGCAAGGAATATTTTTAACTCAAAAGCAGTTAGATGGGATTAAAAATTTTATAGCATCAGCTGTTCCTGATTTAAAACAATCAAATATACAATTAATTGACCAAGATGGGAATTTACTTGAGGTATCAGCTGAGGATATGAATACTCAAAGATCTACGGTTCAAACAAAGTTTAAAGATAAGATTGAAGAGGATTATGAGCAAAAAATTATATCTCTTTTAGAGCCAGTTGTTGGAGCTGGAAGAGTTATGGCAAAAGTAAATGTAATTTTAGATTTTACTAAAAAAGATATTGAAGAGGAAATTTATAGCCCAGAAGGAAGTATAAGGTCTCAACAAGTTATTGAAAATACAGCAAATGCTCAAGGATTAGGTAATAATACAGGTGGAATTGCAGGAGTTGATAATAATATTCAACCACCACAACAATTAAATGATAGCAGTAAATTATCATCAAATAGTGAAAGTTCAAATACTGTTACAAACTATGAGATTTCAAGAAAATTGATATCACAAAAAGATAGTAATTTTACAAATATTAGAAGAATTACAGCTTCAGTTACATTTGATTCAGGTGTTTTAAAAGATCATCCAGATAAAGCAGAGTTTTTGGCATCTTTAGAGTCGTTATCGGCAGATGCTATAGGCTATGATAAAGGAAGAGGCGATACAATTACTGTTAAAGATTTTAAATTTGTAGGAGTTAAATCGTACAATGAAAAAGGTGAATTAATAGACGAGAATGGAAATGTAATTGGAGGAAGTGGATATTTAAGTAGTATGAGTGTTAAAGGTATCCTTGATGAATACAAAGATTATATTCAATATCTTATAGTTGGACTTTTACTATTTATTTTTTATAGAAAATTTATAGCAAGTAGTGATATGGTAGTTTTAGGTGACCCTAAGAAAAAAGAACTTGGTGTTGATGATGAAGATTTAGTGAAAGATATGTTAGCAGGTCTTGATGATGTTTTAGATCAAAACACAGCTCACGGAAGATTAAAATCTAAAGTGAAAAGCCAAATTATAAATAATATTGATGGTTTAGATGAAGAGTCTGCAGCAAAATATGAGGTGTTTATTGAAGAGCTTGATAGAGAAATAAATAACAACCCAGCTGATATAGCTCGAATGATAGAGTTACTTTTAAGTGAAGGTAATGTTAATTTTAAATAG
- the flgB gene encoding flagellar basal body rod protein FlgB yields the protein MHASEVSGKLFEQLNFRGERQKVISSNIANVNTPDYKTKDLVFDEELKAQNILKLKRTSSNHMHNLDYRGSSNPRLVQVPDLIEQNDGNNVNLDSQMSEQSKNKVIFDAIQSSIKKDSRLFRSVIDASGKS from the coding sequence ATGCATGCAAGTGAAGTATCAGGCAAACTTTTTGAACAACTAAATTTTAGAGGTGAAAGACAAAAAGTAATATCTAGTAATATTGCAAATGTAAATACACCAGATTATAAAACAAAAGATTTAGTTTTTGATGAAGAGCTAAAAGCACAAAATATTTTAAAATTAAAAAGAACATCATCAAATCATATGCACAATCTTGATTATAGAGGAAGTAGTAATCCAAGATTGGTTCAAGTTCCAGATTTAATAGAACAAAATGATGGGAATAATGTAAATTTGGATAGTCAAATGAGTGAACAATCAAAAAATAAAGTAATTTTTGATGCAATACAATCATCTATTAAAAAAGATTCAAGGCTTTTTAGATCAGTGATTGATGCTTCAGGTAAGAGCTAA
- a CDS encoding flagellar hook-basal body protein, with protein sequence MNQGVYPLAASMVNQINRLDQISNNLANADTFGFKQEGTAETTFNWYLKRAQDEGKNPFVESITINNIPKIDTRYTDPLMGPMKMTGNPLDFALNAPDTFFKIQNENGDIVYTRDGAFKNLDGFLVDGNGNNVLNADNEAIVVEDGFELQIGVVQASFKNLEKVGDNTYIALVAEDVENFENNDNKILNGTVEQSNVNRVSTMVELIDAHRRFDQSQRAIKTIDELNAGLIEKIGGNTR encoded by the coding sequence ATGAACCAAGGTGTTTATCCATTAGCAGCATCAATGGTAAATCAGATCAATAGATTAGATCAAATAAGTAATAACCTAGCAAATGCAGATACCTTTGGATTTAAACAAGAGGGGACTGCTGAGACTACTTTTAATTGGTATTTAAAAAGAGCTCAAGATGAAGGAAAAAATCCATTTGTTGAATCAATTACGATAAATAATATTCCTAAAATTGATACAAGATATACAGATCCTTTGATGGGACCAATGAAAATGACTGGAAATCCTCTTGATTTTGCACTCAATGCTCCAGATACTTTTTTTAAAATTCAAAATGAAAATGGTGATATAGTATATACAAGAGATGGAGCTTTTAAAAATTTAGATGGGTTCTTAGTAGATGGAAATGGAAATAATGTCTTAAATGCAGATAATGAAGCTATTGTTGTTGAAGATGGCTTTGAGTTACAAATTGGGGTTGTTCAAGCATCTTTTAAAAATCTTGAAAAAGTAGGAGATAATACATATATAGCTTTAGTAGCTGAGGATGTTGAAAATTTTGAAAACAACGATAACAAGATTTTAAATGGAACAGTTGAACAATCAAATGTAAATAGGGTAAGTACTATGGTTGAGCTAATAGACGCTCACAGAAGATTTGATCAATCTCAAAGAGCGATTAAAACAATAGATGAGCTAAATGCTGGTTTAATAGAAAAAATTGGAGGAAATACTAGATAA
- a CDS encoding response regulator — MRILIVDDSSTMRRIIGNVVMQLGFSKESFDEAEDGLKAWKLLTEGHYDIILTDWNMPNMNGLELVKKVRSEGTHQKTPIIMITTEGGKGEVIAALKAGVNNYIVKPFNAEVLKEKLDGVIKK, encoded by the coding sequence ATGAGAATTCTAATAGTTGATGATAGTTCAACAATGAGAAGAATTATTGGAAACGTTGTAATGCAACTAGGTTTTAGCAAAGAGAGTTTTGATGAAGCTGAAGATGGATTGAAAGCTTGGAAACTTCTTACTGAAGGGCATTATGATATTATTTTAACAGATTGGAATATGCCAAATATGAACGGCCTTGAGCTTGTTAAAAAAGTCAGAAGTGAAGGAACACATCAAAAAACACCAATTATTATGATTACAACCGAAGGTGGAAAAGGAGAGGTTATTGCAGCTTTAAAAGCTGGTGTAAATAACTATATTGTAAAACCATTTAATGCGGAAGTTTTAAAAGAGAAATTAGATGGGGTTATTAAAAAATAA
- the flgG gene encoding flagellar basal-body rod protein FlgG yields MIRGLYTAATGMNAMQSQIDVTSHNIANVNTTGFKQDRAEFQDLIYESLNYTAGQTTQDTLNPTGIDVGLGVRLANIQKNFTEGDLKPTGNPLDIAIVGKGFFQITLPSGEIAYSRNGNFKLDADGTIVNGNGYALEPEIVVPQNAKDISIGNDGIVTARDPQTGDTIDLGQIILADFINPAGLAPLGDSLFLQTDASGDVVEGNPTTDQFGGLRQAMVESSNVKLVNEMVDLITAQRAYEANSKAITTADSMLDTVNRLKN; encoded by the coding sequence ATGATAAGAGGACTTTATACAGCAGCAACTGGAATGAATGCTATGCAGAGCCAAATTGATGTAACTTCACACAATATTGCAAATGTAAATACAACTGGTTTTAAACAAGATAGAGCAGAGTTTCAAGATTTAATTTATGAATCTTTAAACTATACAGCTGGTCAAACAACTCAAGACACTTTAAACCCGACAGGAATTGATGTTGGTCTTGGTGTTAGATTGGCAAATATTCAAAAAAACTTCACAGAAGGTGACTTAAAACCAACTGGAAATCCACTTGATATTGCTATTGTTGGAAAAGGTTTTTTCCAAATTACACTTCCTAGTGGTGAAATAGCATATAGCAGAAATGGTAACTTCAAACTTGATGCTGATGGAACAATAGTAAATGGAAATGGTTATGCTCTTGAACCTGAAATAGTTGTTCCTCAAAATGCAAAAGATATAAGCATTGGAAATGATGGAATTGTAACAGCTAGAGATCCTCAGACTGGAGATACAATAGATTTAGGACAAATTATTTTAGCTGATTTTATAAATCCTGCTGGTTTAGCACCTTTGGGAGATTCTCTTTTCTTACAAACAGATGCTAGCGGAGATGTTGTTGAAGGAAATCCTACAACAGATCAATTTGGTGGATTAAGACAAGCTATGGTTGAAAGTTCAAATGTTAAACTTGTAAATGAAATGGTTGATTTAATTACAGCACAAAGAGCTTATGAGGCAAACTCAAAGGCTATCACAACTGCTGATAGTATGCTTGATACTGTAAATAGGTTGAAAAATTAA
- the rimM gene encoding ribosome maturation factor RimM (Essential for efficient processing of 16S rRNA) has product MSKVYVAKLGKAVGLQGHLRLFIDSDFPEQFKKGAVFTTNRNLEIKVLDYNKERELVRFENYLDVEVAKKLTNSELFTTQEATKEFCKLKENEFFWFDLISCEIFENDLLLGKVKDIHRYPLNDYLEIETSRELISKELPKVFLIPHIFDKFIEKVDIENKRIFVKNAFDILENS; this is encoded by the coding sequence ATGAGTAAAGTTTATGTTGCAAAACTTGGGAAAGCAGTTGGTCTTCAAGGTCATTTACGACTTTTTATAGACTCTGATTTTCCAGAACAGTTTAAAAAGGGTGCTGTTTTTACAACAAATAGGAATTTAGAGATTAAAGTTCTTGATTATAATAAAGAGAGAGAGCTAGTTAGATTTGAAAACTATTTAGATGTAGAAGTAGCTAAAAAACTTACAAATAGTGAACTATTTACCACTCAAGAAGCTACAAAAGAGTTTTGTAAATTAAAAGAGAATGAGTTCTTTTGGTTTGATTTAATTTCTTGTGAGATTTTTGAAAATGATTTACTGCTAGGAAAAGTAAAGGATATTCATAGATATCCACTCAATGATTATTTAGAGATAGAGACTTCTAGAGAGCTTATTTCAAAAGAGCTCCCAAAAGTATTTTTGATACCACATATTTTTGATAAGTTTATAGAAAAAGTAGATATAGAGAACAAAAGAATTTTTGTAAAAAATGCTTTTGATATTTTAGAAAACTCTTAA
- a CDS encoding KH domain-containing protein yields the protein MIINFIENYAKLVVAVPEDVVVTKEQIDDNFIEITVSVNSVDIGKLIGKNGNMINALKTIANGCKAKDGISYKIQVVTK from the coding sequence ATGATAATAAATTTTATAGAAAACTATGCAAAACTAGTTGTTGCAGTCCCAGAAGATGTTGTTGTAACAAAAGAGCAGATTGATGATAATTTTATTGAAATTACAGTAAGTGTAAATAGTGTTGATATAGGAAAGCTTATTGGAAAGAATGGAAATATGATAAATGCTTTAAAAACAATTGCAAATGGTTGTAAAGCAAAAGATGGAATATCTTATAAAATACAAGTAGTTACAAAATAG
- the rpsP gene encoding 30S ribosomal protein S16, translated as MTVIRLTRMGRNKKPFYRIVVTDSRKRRDSGWIESIGYFNPVVEPQVLKIDEERYNYWISVGAKPSEKVKKLASR; from the coding sequence ATGACAGTGATTAGATTAACAAGAATGGGAAGAAATAAAAAACCATTTTACAGAATAGTTGTAACAGACTCAAGAAAAAGAAGAGATTCAGGATGGATTGAATCAATTGGTTATTTTAACCCAGTTGTAGAGCCTCAAGTTCTTAAAATTGATGAAGAGAGATATAACTATTGGATAAGTGTTGGTGCAAAACCATCTGAAAAAGTTAAAAAATTAGCTTCAAGATAA